A window from Corynebacterium accolens encodes these proteins:
- a CDS encoding heme/hemin ABC transporter substrate-binding protein, whose translation MKLVLRFLVPLLCIFSLTACGVQGSYTDQLPDPADVSDPRSFEGVSDVKDFDDIEPVTEKAEPALPVELTDADGNDVTVTDTSRILALDIYGTYTKTLSGLGLADNIVGRTISSTEPNLADLPVVTEGGHNINVEAVLELQPTLVIVDHSIGPRDAIDQIRAAGVTTVVMEPERTIDSVGEDITALGDALGLPDEARELADRSTKEIDEAKEAIKELVPDDPMRMAFLYARGNGGVFFIMGDGTGAQDLIEGIGGVDLAAENNLSHAEPANAEALARINPEVIIMMTNGLESTGGIDGLLERPGVAQTTAGQKKRIVTIPDGQSLAFGPMTGQTLVKLAKAVYDPDNE comes from the coding sequence GTGAAACTCGTTCTTCGTTTCCTCGTACCACTCCTGTGCATCTTCAGCCTTACCGCGTGCGGTGTGCAGGGAAGCTATACCGATCAGCTACCGGATCCTGCAGATGTCTCCGATCCCAGGTCCTTTGAAGGTGTCAGTGACGTCAAAGATTTTGACGATATCGAGCCGGTTACTGAAAAAGCAGAGCCGGCGCTTCCGGTGGAACTTACCGATGCCGATGGTAATGACGTCACCGTCACCGATACTTCCCGCATCCTCGCGTTGGATATCTATGGCACCTATACCAAGACCCTGAGCGGCTTGGGGCTTGCGGATAATATCGTCGGCCGCACGATTTCTTCTACCGAGCCCAACTTGGCGGATCTCCCAGTAGTGACCGAAGGCGGCCACAACATCAACGTGGAGGCGGTGCTGGAGCTCCAGCCGACGCTCGTCATTGTGGATCATTCCATTGGCCCGCGCGATGCCATCGATCAAATCCGCGCGGCGGGCGTCACCACCGTGGTGATGGAACCTGAGCGCACCATTGATTCCGTGGGCGAGGACATCACCGCGCTTGGCGATGCCCTCGGCTTGCCCGACGAAGCACGCGAGCTGGCGGATCGTTCCACCAAAGAAATCGACGAGGCAAAGGAAGCCATCAAGGAACTCGTTCCCGATGATCCGATGCGGATGGCGTTCCTCTATGCGCGCGGAAACGGCGGCGTCTTCTTCATCATGGGTGACGGCACCGGTGCACAAGACCTGATTGAAGGCATCGGCGGCGTGGATCTGGCGGCAGAAAACAACCTTTCTCATGCAGAACCCGCTAACGCGGAGGCATTGGCGCGCATCAACCCGGAGGTGATCATCATGATGACCAATGGCCTGGAATCCACCGGCGGAATTGATGGCTTGCTGGAGAGGCCTGGTGTTGCTCAGACCACCGCCGGCCAGAAGAAGCGCATCGTGACCATTCCGGACGGTCAATCGCTGGCATTCGGTCCCATGACCGGTCAGACGCTGGTGAAGCTAGCAAAGGCTGTGTATGACCCAGACAATGAGTAA
- a CDS encoding FecCD family ABC transporter permease, producing the protein MTQTMSKETDTFARRRTQRAWVFVLLGILTVLAALISVVLGQYYVPLSDLFPILAAGHAQDSLTASVVWDIRLPRLVLGLVVGAALGVAGTLMQAVFANPLAEPSIIGVTSGAGVGAAVVIVFNIEFFGTFTVPAAAFLTALLVTFIIYQLARYNGRVAVVHLILTGIAINAVCNAIISFMVYLAPTANREAIVFWQMGSLNGSQWKHVWAVLPIVVVGLAVALRLGKQLDVLALGERAAAHTGVNVPRLRIVAIVASAVLTAAAVSFAGLIGFVGLIVPHLLRSIVGPENRILLPASALGGAVLIGFADVAARTMIPFADLPIGIFTALVGGPTFFILLRRMMRKGVH; encoded by the coding sequence ATGACCCAGACAATGAGTAAGGAGACGGATACCTTCGCGCGCCGCCGCACTCAGCGCGCCTGGGTATTCGTACTGCTGGGGATCCTCACCGTTCTCGCGGCGCTCATTTCCGTCGTGCTGGGGCAATACTACGTACCCCTGTCTGATCTCTTCCCCATTTTGGCAGCCGGGCACGCGCAGGATTCCTTGACCGCAAGCGTGGTGTGGGACATCCGCCTGCCACGCTTGGTCTTAGGGCTCGTGGTGGGCGCGGCCTTGGGGGTGGCCGGCACGCTGATGCAGGCGGTATTTGCCAACCCCCTTGCAGAACCTTCCATCATCGGCGTTACCTCTGGTGCGGGCGTTGGTGCGGCCGTGGTCATTGTCTTCAATATCGAGTTCTTCGGTACCTTTACTGTTCCCGCGGCAGCCTTCCTGACCGCGTTACTGGTTACCTTCATTATTTATCAGCTGGCGCGGTACAACGGGCGCGTGGCCGTAGTGCACCTGATTCTCACCGGCATCGCCATCAATGCGGTATGCAACGCCATCATCTCCTTCATGGTGTACCTGGCGCCGACCGCCAACCGCGAAGCGATCGTCTTCTGGCAGATGGGCTCCCTCAACGGCTCGCAGTGGAAACACGTGTGGGCGGTACTTCCCATCGTGGTGGTAGGCCTCGCAGTGGCCCTGCGCTTAGGCAAGCAGCTAGACGTCCTCGCGCTCGGCGAGCGCGCCGCCGCGCATACCGGCGTGAACGTGCCGCGTCTGCGCATCGTGGCGATCGTGGCATCGGCAGTGCTGACTGCAGCGGCCGTCTCCTTCGCCGGCCTCATTGGCTTTGTGGGGCTCATCGTTCCCCACCTGCTGCGCAGCATCGTCGGGCCAGAAAACCGCATCCTACTGCCCGCCTCCGCCCTGGGCGGCGCTGTGCTTATTGGTTTCGCCGACGTGGCAGCGCGCACGATGATTCCTTTTGCGGATCTTCCCATCGGAATTTTTACCGCTCTGGTGGGCGGTCCAACGTTTTTCATCTTGCTGCGCCGCATGATGCGCAAAGGAGTGCACTGA
- a CDS encoding heme ABC transporter ATP-binding protein, whose translation MINVKDLTVRVGEHTLVDQVSFAAQAGEVTGLIGPNGAGKSTVLAAVAGDIDYSGEITVGGLSPKAPARELARTRAVMLQDVSVSFEFLVRDVVAMGRRPWEGTAYADLDDDFIHAALDAAGVAHLAGRDISTLSGGERARAAFARVLAQNTPVILLDEPTAALDIRHQEQLLGSVKALAREAGVAVLVVLHDLNAAAAYCDRVVCLSCGGLAAQGRVDEVFTSPTLSQVYGWPISVDGLRVHPQRATPTINPLFSHKLEDFHV comes from the coding sequence ATGATAAACGTCAAAGACTTAACCGTCCGGGTGGGGGAACATACCCTTGTGGATCAAGTGTCCTTTGCTGCCCAAGCGGGCGAAGTTACCGGGCTTATCGGTCCGAACGGTGCCGGTAAATCCACGGTACTTGCCGCCGTGGCCGGAGACATTGATTATTCCGGTGAGATCACCGTGGGTGGGCTTTCGCCCAAGGCACCAGCGCGAGAGCTCGCCCGCACGCGTGCGGTGATGCTCCAGGATGTCTCGGTGTCGTTTGAATTCCTCGTCCGCGATGTCGTTGCGATGGGGCGCCGCCCGTGGGAAGGAACTGCCTATGCAGACCTTGACGATGACTTTATTCACGCCGCCCTCGATGCCGCCGGCGTTGCGCACCTAGCTGGCCGAGACATCAGCACGTTGTCTGGCGGTGAGCGCGCCCGCGCGGCCTTCGCACGCGTGCTTGCCCAAAATACCCCGGTTATCTTGCTCGATGAGCCAACGGCCGCGCTCGATATTCGGCACCAAGAACAACTGCTGGGTTCAGTCAAAGCCCTCGCCCGCGAGGCCGGTGTTGCCGTCCTCGTGGTGCTCCATGACCTCAACGCTGCAGCTGCATATTGCGATCGCGTCGTATGCCTGTCGTGCGGGGGATTAGCAGCCCAAGGGCGCGTAGATGAGGTCTTTACCAGTCCCACATTGTCTCAAGTGTATGGCTGGCCAATATCCGTCGATGGACTGCGGGTACATCCACAGCGTGCCACGCCCACCATCAACCCACTCTTTTCACATAAATTGGAGGATTTCCATGTTTAA
- a CDS encoding HtaA domain-containing protein, with amino-acid sequence MFKKALVTALAATALTVPHASAEETCTIESGSLNWGIKHSWRSYLKSGFAAGDWSTSGPVTQTGDPKGKDFSFGFDVDPATSTVTVDEDGNVVSSNIESKDSSITFTGHHGALHSTVVAPFIKTSGNEAQLGSGYEVYHVEGKNMFQYTEDDRIDANKRTGDGIFGHGTAQWTKEGDTLTLSASDVRYKEQQGTKDGKIEGVDQLFMGMYSSESKPELDDAHLTLRVSPGCGQKKEETPQNEPAPQPPVAAPEKEEKPQSQPPKGNPAPQSPATSQIPAPPKKPETPKSPETSESKKPGTQQPEEDAPSGSSFAKVWNYILGVVTIGSMFAILGQAFIKSGALDSVRALLHR; translated from the coding sequence ATGTTTAAAAAAGCACTGGTCACCGCTCTCGCGGCGACCGCCCTTACCGTGCCACACGCTTCTGCGGAAGAAACCTGCACCATCGAATCCGGTTCCTTGAATTGGGGCATTAAGCACTCGTGGCGTTCCTACCTCAAATCCGGTTTCGCTGCTGGTGATTGGTCCACTAGTGGTCCAGTGACGCAAACCGGTGATCCTAAGGGGAAGGATTTCTCTTTCGGCTTCGACGTCGATCCTGCAACCTCTACGGTAACGGTAGATGAGGACGGCAATGTGGTGTCGTCCAACATCGAGAGCAAAGACTCTTCGATCACGTTCACCGGTCACCACGGCGCTCTACATTCCACGGTAGTGGCACCTTTCATCAAGACCTCCGGAAATGAAGCCCAGCTCGGTTCCGGCTACGAGGTCTATCACGTAGAGGGTAAGAATATGTTTCAATACACCGAGGACGACCGCATCGACGCCAATAAGCGCACCGGGGACGGGATCTTTGGCCACGGCACGGCGCAATGGACCAAGGAGGGCGATACACTCACCCTTTCCGCCAGCGATGTGCGGTACAAGGAGCAGCAGGGAACAAAAGATGGAAAAATCGAGGGCGTAGACCAACTTTTCATGGGCATGTATAGCTCAGAGAGCAAGCCTGAGCTTGATGATGCCCACTTAACCCTCAGGGTTTCCCCGGGCTGTGGCCAGAAGAAGGAAGAAACTCCGCAGAACGAACCTGCTCCGCAGCCGCCGGTAGCTGCGCCGGAAAAGGAAGAGAAGCCACAGAGTCAGCCACCGAAGGGCAATCCAGCTCCGCAGTCACCAGCGACCTCGCAGATCCCGGCACCGCCGAAGAAGCCGGAGACCCCAAAGAGCCCCGAGACTTCGGAGTCTAAGAAGCCGGGAACCCAGCAACCAGAGGAGGACGCTCCCTCAGGTTCTAGCTTTGCCAAGGTGTGGAACTACATCTTGGGCGTGGTAACCATTGGCAGCATGTTTGCCATCCTTGGGCAGGCGTTTATAAAGTCGGGCGCCCTTGATAGCGTGCGTGCCCTTCTCCACCGATAA
- a CDS encoding heme oxygenase (biliverdin-producing), which yields MTVTLKKPLSVALREETAHAHENAEGSAFMQRLMSGRLSAEAAADLSGQLWFVYESLERAVRGVAQTSIAGAVADPRLERRFALEADLAALVGGDWREKIRILPATASYVARLEEVSGSAVEVVAHHYVRYLGDVSGGQVIAARLGTLYDIEPDALNFYDFSAIGKIPPYRKGYRERLDSLMLTEEQRESLLSEAQRAFAFNSGIFAELDKRH from the coding sequence GTGACTGTGACACTCAAGAAACCATTATCCGTCGCATTGCGCGAGGAGACCGCTCACGCCCATGAGAACGCGGAGGGCTCGGCGTTTATGCAGCGACTTATGTCAGGTCGGCTGAGCGCTGAGGCCGCTGCCGATCTGAGTGGCCAATTGTGGTTTGTCTATGAGTCTTTGGAGCGCGCCGTCCGCGGCGTGGCGCAAACTTCAATCGCCGGTGCGGTGGCCGATCCACGCTTGGAGCGGCGCTTCGCTCTAGAGGCGGATTTGGCGGCGCTCGTCGGCGGCGACTGGCGCGAAAAGATCCGGATCCTGCCGGCCACAGCATCCTACGTTGCCCGCCTAGAAGAAGTATCCGGCAGTGCGGTAGAAGTGGTGGCCCATCACTATGTCCGGTATCTCGGTGACGTCTCCGGCGGCCAGGTGATTGCCGCGCGCCTCGGCACCCTCTATGACATCGAACCGGATGCGCTGAACTTTTATGACTTCAGCGCCATTGGCAAGATTCCGCCGTACCGCAAGGGCTACCGCGAACGCCTTGACAGCCTCATGCTAACCGAGGAACAGCGCGAGTCTTTGCTCTCGGAGGCGCAGCGCGCATTCGCCTTCAACTCGGGGATATTCGCCGAGCTTGATAAACGCCACTGA
- a CDS encoding HtaA domain-containing protein: MKTTSVIAIGAVALGAVXAPVASADEAPATVPAVESGQLNWPIKESFIHHVDTSPLAKGVVNTTGGAEKVGKDFTFPVDAAHTTVDAEGNGTIGTQGSVQIQGYPGFGPNGSYGVDLTFSDIKVEVEGHNATITADYKLTGASGPLKNEPVEMSGDDAAISTFTLTEPLVPETGKTHATTDAPTSLTQTGSDIFLGKYPVGQPLDDANTDLTVAFDGASENPKPSDQVTPEKKPSGDDAADDGSSFHGSSSGNLGETIAAIIARVKKISAFFSDLVLPGLSLSKFV; this comes from the coding sequence ATGAAAACAACATCCGTCATCGCTATTGGCGCGGTTGCGCTCGGCGCCGTCMCCGCCCCAGTAGCCTCTGCCGATGAGGCTCCAGCCACTGTCCCCGCCGTGGAATCCGGCCAATTGAACTGGCCCATCAAGGAATCCTTCATTCACCACGTGGACACCAGCCCTCTCGCCAAAGGCGTAGTCAATACCACCGGAGGTGCGGAGAAGGTAGGAAAGGACTTCACCTTCCCCGTCGATGCGGCCCACACCACGGTGGATGCAGAGGGAAACGGCACTATAGGCACTCAGGGATCCGTGCAGATTCAAGGCTATCCAGGCTTTGGGCCTAATGGTTCCTACGGCGTCGACCTCACGTTCTCAGATATCAAGGTGGAGGTAGAAGGCCACAACGCCACTATCACTGCGGACTATAAGCTTACGGGCGCCTCGGGCCCGCTGAAGAACGAGCCGGTTGAAATGTCCGGTGATGACGCCGCAATCTCTACCTTCACGCTCACTGAGCCCTTGGTACCGGAAACCGGCAAGACTCACGCCACAACTGATGCCCCCACCTCGCTGACCCAGACGGGCTCCGACATCTTTTTGGGCAAGTACCCGGTGGGGCAACCGCTTGACGATGCCAACACGGATCTCACCGTGGCATTCGACGGCGCCTCCGAAAACCCTAAACCATCTGACCAGGTAACCCCAGAAAAGAAGCCTTCGGGCGACGACGCTGCAGACGACGGCTCTTCTTTCCACGGTTCTTCCTCAGGCAACCTAGGCGAGACCATCGCTGCTATTATCGCGCGGGTAAAGAAAATCAGCGCCTTCTTCTCTGACCTCGTTCTTCCCGGCCTGAGCTTGTCGAAGTTCGTTTAA
- a CDS encoding MMPL family transporter — MAKLLYRLGRWSFLNKWKVIVTWVVLLAAAGGATALLMKPMTSEFAIKGTPSIDATYKTMDLFPEGGNPANSPSVNLVFQAPEGQKLSDPANEKAINAVISHLEDNLEMGDTMRFGNPLEVSPRLQDEVIHQFTEMGLPESSARADADNLAMVNEDETIAYTTFDFDAESPYSVDQDDKDIVTEAMDIGRQQGLTVEAGGAGFGDEIRVNSTSEVIGLGVAFLVLIFTFGSLVASGMPLISAVIGVGLGACGMLITTHWIELNNMTPVLAIMIGLAVGIDYALFILSRYRAERARMSAPEAAGMAAGTAGSSXXFAGXTVFXALFALLJARIEFLTAMGLSAAATVAIAVLVSLTLIPAMLGLLGDKAFAGRIPGVAGNPSRKGKVRRGPTMGNRWVRLVQKVPGLAMALVVLSLGAMTAPVLHMDLALPADTTSNPDTTQRKAADLMAEGFGPGVNGPFLAVVDAHTINANSAALAPLXAAQDGNDDAEEGXGEAPADSPADSPGDATGPAPEPAPNEAPDQPGEQPADQPGEQLAEHPADQPSEQPAEPDIAPVAEVEDKEEAAAPTSAEDKAALASFLYTADQLKTLGGVKHAQIVSVSEDQRAAQIMVTPETSPTEAATINVAHALRSATKQIEGTTGTEIGLTGLTAVQLDITERLRDAMAPYLSIVVGLAIVLLLVVFRSLLVPLVAGLGFLLSVGGAFGLTVLVWQDGLWGLVPGPGPLLSFMPIFLIGVTFGLAMDYQVFLVTRMREHIARHPKGTSGPYNAVDEATITGFTQGARVVTAAAIIMISVFVAFINQPLPFIQIFGFALAAGVLFDAFFVRMTLVPASMFLMGRATWWMPKWLDKILPTVDIEGTALEEEWEAQHADDGQKTREEEDKE; from the coding sequence GTGGCTAAACTCCTCTACCGGCTCGGACGTTGGTCTTTCCTTAATAAATGGAAAGTCATCGTTACCTGGGTGGTCCTGCTTGCTGCCGCCGGCGGCGCTACCGCCTTGTTGATGAAACCGATGACGAGCGAGTTCGCTATCAAAGGCACCCCATCCATCGATGCCACCTACAAGACGATGGACCTCTTCCCGGAAGGCGGCAATCCCGCCAACTCGCCGTCAGTGAACCTGGTCTTCCAGGCCCCGGAAGGCCAAAAGCTCTCGGATCCCGCCAATGAAAAGGCCATCAACGCGGTCATTTCCCACCTCGAGGACAACCTGGAGATGGGCGATACCATGCGCTTTGGCAATCCGCTTGAGGTCTCGCCGCGGCTACAAGATGAGGTTATCCACCAGTTCACGGAGATGGGGCTGCCGGAATCGTCCGCGCGTGCCGATGCCGATAACCTCGCGATGGTCAATGAGGATGAGACCATTGCCTATACCACCTTCGACTTCGACGCCGAATCGCCCTATAGCGTGGACCAGGACGATAAGGACATCGTGACGGAAGCGATGGACATCGGCAGGCAGCAGGGGCTTACCGTTGAGGCCGGCGGCGCCGGGTTTGGCGATGAGATTCGGGTCAATTCCACCTCCGAGGTTATCGGCCTTGGCGTGGCCTTCCTCGTGCTCATCTTTACCTTCGGCTCCCTGGTCGCTTCTGGAATGCCGCTGATTTCGGCCGTCATCGGGGTCGGCCTGGGCGCTTGCGGCATGCTGATTACCACGCACTGGATAGAGCTCAACAACATGACGCCGGTGCTGGCCATCATGATTGGCCTGGCGGTGGGCATCGACTATGCGCTGTTTATCCTGTCCCGCTACCGAGCCGAGCGCGCCCGCATGTCCGCCCCAGAAGCCGCCGGCATGGCGGCAGGAACGGCGGGCTCGTCCGKGGKCTTTGCCGGCMCCACCGTCTTTHCCGCGCTGTTTGCCCTGCTCMTTGCGCGCATCGAATTCCTCACCGCCATGGGGCTTTCCGCCGCCGCAACCGTGGCCATCGCCGTCCTCGTCTCCCTCACGCTCATCCCCGCGATGCTGGGGCTTCTGGGGGACAAGGCATTTGCCGGCCGCATCCCCGGCGTGGCCGGCAACCCCTCCCGCAAGGGCAAGGTGCGCCGCGGCCCGACCATGGGCAATCGCTGGGTACGGCTGGTACAAAAGGTGCCCGGCTTGGCGATGGCCCTCGTCGTCCTCTCCCTCGGCGCCATGACCGCCCCCGTGCTCCACATGGATTTGGCGCTGCCTGCCGATACCACCTCGAATCCCGATACCACTCAGCGCAAGGCCGCCGACCTGATGGCCGAGGGCTTCGGCCCCGGCGTCAACGGGCCATTCCTCGCGGTTGTCGATGCCCACACCATCAACGCCAATTCCGCCGCTCTCGCCCCATTGGKGGCGGCCCAGGACGGAAACGACGACGCCGAAGAAGGCYCCGGCGAAGCMCCCGCCGATTCGCCCGCTGACTCGCCCGGCGACGCAACTGGCCCTGCGCCTGAGCCCGCGCCCAACGAAGCCCCCGACCAGCCAGGTGAGCAGCCAGCGGACCAGCCCGGCGAACAACTGGCAGAACACCCTGCTGACCAGCCCAGCGAGCAACCTGCTGAGCCGGATATCGCCCCCGTCGCAGAGGTCGAGGACAAGGAAGAGGCCGCTGCGCCGACCAGCGCCGAGGACAAGGCGGCACTGGCGTCCTTCCTCTACACCGCGGATCAACTGAAGACGCTTGGCGGAGTAAAGCACGCGCAAATTGTTTCGGTCAGCGAAGACCAGCGCGCGGCACAAATTATGGTGACCCCGGAAACCTCGCCAACGGAAGCCGCAACCATTAATGTCGCGCACGCCCTGCGCTCTGCCACAAAGCAGATCGAAGGCACCACCGGCACCGAGATCGGCCTGACGGGCCTGACCGCCGTGCAGCTGGACATCACCGAGCGCCTCCGCGATGCCATGGCACCGTACCTCAGCATCGTTGTGGGGCTGGCGATCGTGCTACTGCTCGTTGTCTTCCGCTCCCTCCTGGTGCCACTGGTGGCGGGCCTGGGCTTCCTGCTTTCGGTTGGCGGCGCCTTCGGCCTGACGGTGCTGGTATGGCAAGACGGCCTGTGGGGCCTCGTCCCGGGCCCCGGCCCGCTGCTGTCGTTCATGCCGATCTTCCTCATCGGCGTGACTTTCGGCCTGGCCATGGACTACCAGGTCTTCCTGGTCACCCGCATGCGCGAGCACATCGCGCGGCATCCGAAGGGCACGTCGGGGCCCTATAATGCCGTCGACGAGGCCACCATCACTGGCTTTACCCAGGGCGCGCGCGTGGTGACGGCCGCGGCGATCATCATGATTTCGGTCTTCGTGGCCTTTATCAACCAGCCGCTGCCGTTCATCCAGATCTTCGGCTTTGCCTTGGCGGCGGGCGTGCTTTTCGATGCCTTCTTTGTCCGCATGACCCTCGTCCCCGCCTCCATGTTCCTCATGGGCCGCGCTACGTGGTGGATGCCCAAGTGGCTGGATAAGATCCTGCCTACCGTAGACATCGAAGGCACCGCGCTTGAGGAAGAATGGGAAGCACAACACGCGGATGATGGCCAGAAGACCAGGGAAGAGGAAGATAAGGAATGA
- the tgt gene encoding tRNA guanosine(34) transglycosylase Tgt: protein MKDLSFDIDKRLPEGPGKHGRSGVIHTPHGDIATPAFIPVATKATVKTLTPEQIRATGTQAILSNAYHLYLQPGHDIVDEAGGVAKFENWHGPTYTDSGGFQVMSLGVGFKKVIAMDLADLTEKDIRAAKRERMAKVDEEGVDFRSIIDGSKHRFTPEKSMQIQHGLGADIMFAFDELTTLIDSRTYQEESVARTHRWAQRCLEEHDRLTRERYHRPKQSLWGVVQGAQYEDLRRQATRGLLDLDRAAREKGQRGFGGFGIGGALXKQNLGTIVGWVCDELPDDKPRHLLGISEPDDIFXAVEAGADXFDCVAPTRLARRGGVYTLDGRLNLTNARFKRDFKGVDEEFGGYVTENYSRAYLHHLLKAKEFLAGTLCTIHNVEFMVRLVDNIRAAINGGYYEDYRDEFLGRYYAASKAR, encoded by the coding sequence ATGAAGGACTTAAGTTTCGACATCGATAAGCGCCTGCCCGAAGGCCCCGGCAAGCATGGCCGCAGTGGTGTTATCCACACTCCGCACGGCGATATCGCCACGCCGGCGTTTATCCCGGTGGCGACCAAGGCCACGGTAAAGACCCTGACGCCGGAGCAGATTCGCGCGACTGGAACGCAGGCGATTTTGTCCAATGCCTATCACCTCTACCTGCAGCCGGGCCACGACATCGTGGACGAGGCCGGCGGCGTGGCGAAATTTGAGAACTGGCACGGGCCGACCTACACCGATTCCGGCGGATTCCAGGTGATGTCTTTGGGCGTGGGCTTTAAAAAGGTCATCGCCATGGACTTGGCGGATCTCACCGAAAAGGATATTCGCGCCGCGAAAAGGGAGCGCATGGCCAAGGTGGATGAGGAAGGCGTGGACTTCCGCTCGATTATCGATGGCTCCAAGCACCGCTTTACGCCCGAAAAGTCCATGCAGATTCAGCACGGGCTGGGCGCGGATATCATGTTCGCCTTCGACGAGCTGACCACGCTCATTGATTCGCGCACTTACCAGGAAGAATCCGTCGCCCGCACGCACCGGTGGGCGCAGCGCTGCCTGGAAGAACACGACCGGCTTACCCGCGAGCGCTACCACCGCCCGAAGCAATCGCTGTGGGGCGTGGTGCAGGGCGCGCAATACGAGGACTTGCGCCGCCAGGCCACCCGCGGCCTCTTGGACCTGGACCGCGCCGCGCGGGAGAAGGGCCAGCGCGGTTTCGGCGGCTTCGGCATCGGCGGTGCGCTGGRAAAGCAGAACCTCGGCACCATTGTGGGCTGGGTCTGCGATGAACTGCCGGACGATAAACCGCGCCACCTGCTCGGCATCTCCGAGCCAGATGACATCTTTMCCGCGGTCGAGGCCGGCGCCGATMCCTTCGACTGCGTCGCGCCAACCCGCCTAGCCCGCCGCGGCGGCGTCTACACGCTCGATGGCCGCCTGAACCTCACCAATGCGCGGTTCAAGCGGGACTTTAAGGGTGTAGACGAGGAGTTCGGCGGCTACGTCACGGAGAATTACTCGCGCGCCTACCTGCACCACCTGCTCAAGGCGAAGGAATTTTTGGCCGGCACGCTGTGCACCATCCACAACGTGGAATTCATGGTGCGGTTAGTGGACAATATCCGCGCCGCCATCAATGGCGGCTACTACGAGGACTACCGCGATGAGTTCCTGGGCCGTTACTACGCGGCGTCGAAGGCGCGGTAA
- a CDS encoding queuosine precursor transporter: MVGMEKSPSSQVRFIPVHSTLYPWLVTIFVVTFLISNINATKGVQLGPLVTDGAFFLFPLAYIVGDVLSECYGFKSTRRAIYIGFAMALLAVVCFYIAIWLPAADFYEGQEAFAATLGLVPRIVLASLAGYLVGQLLNAWTLTAMKKRSGEKGLFSRLIASTVVGEFGDTLLFCAIAAPVIGIDTTSGFINYVVVGFVWKTLIEVVLLPITSAVIKLVKKREDYRAFDAA, translated from the coding sequence ATGGTGGGCATGGAAAAATCCCCCTCCTCTCAAGTGCGCTTTATCCCCGTTCATTCCACTCTGTATCCGTGGCTCGTCACGATCTTCGTCGTGACGTTTTTGATTTCTAATATCAACGCCACCAAGGGCGTCCAGCTTGGGCCGCTCGTGACCGACGGCGCCTTCTTCCTCTTCCCGCTGGCCTATATCGTCGGCGACGTTTTATCCGAGTGCTACGGCTTCAAGTCCACCCGGCGCGCCATCTACATCGGCTTTGCGATGGCCCTGCTCGCCGTCGTGTGTTTCTATATCGCCATCTGGCTGCCTGCGGCGGATTTCTATGAGGGCCAAGAGGCCTTCGCCGCCACGCTGGGCCTGGTGCCCCGCATCGTTTTGGCTTCCCTGGCCGGTTACTTGGTGGGCCAGCTGCTCAACGCGTGGACGCTGACTGCGATGAAGAAGCGCAGCGGCGAAAAGGGCCTTTTCTCCCGGCTGATCGCCTCCACCGTGGTGGGCGAGTTTGGCGATACCTTGCTGTTTTGCGCCATCGCCGCGCCCGTCATCGGCATCGACACCACGAGCGGATTCATCAACTACGTGGTGGTGGGCTTTGTGTGGAAGACACTGATTGAGGTCGTCCTCTTGCCCATTACCTCCGCGGTTATCAAGCTGGTGAAAAAGCGCGAGGATTACCGCGCCTTCGACGCCGCGTAG